In Brachypodium distachyon strain Bd21 chromosome 5, Brachypodium_distachyon_v3.0, whole genome shotgun sequence, the genomic window CTATTCCTATGAGCATCTTCAAAAGATTGAACATGCAAATCTTGAGAGATTGGCGAAGTCACCGCCTCGTTGTTGACGGTACGTCAtctaccactgaaagaatagcTCAAGTTAAAATCCTGGAATAATTCAAAAAAATGTGACACGCATGTCAAGTCAACCTGGATAGGCTAATTcaaccacaaggaaccaagcTACCTGAGTTATGACCAATTCAGAAAAAGATACTCAGCTGGTCCTCACCGTTAACCAAACATTTTCTAAACTCTCGTTAATCAACTCAGCTAGTCCTCGCCATAAGACTGATCGAGTAATATTTTGCAAACAAGTACAGTACATAACCCTGCATAGTTAGATCCATGCCATCCTCAGCTTAATCTATGTCATGGCGCAGGCTGTGATCAGTGACACCGACCGATTGGCATCAGTCACATAACTTTCTTGTGTGATTTACCTCTCATGCGAGCCTTTATCTTTTCATAAGCAACACCACGGTTTTTGATGCCAGGCCTTGCTCGTACACAATCCTAACCATTACTCCAGAAAAAAACATTACTCCACTGGTGTTCAGGAGATATCAACAGTGTGATTTCCCTTTGTTGTAGGAGTTATTACGCTCAAAAATAGAATTCAGAACGATGCTAAGAGAGGCGAATCCATAATTGCAGAAAGGGCCGAAGGTGACAAAGAGTTGACATATTCAATCTTGAGGCTTTCGCCGCTCAGGTAGAATTATGTTAGCGAAACATCTGTTCAACTCCATGGAAACAAACAACAATGACACAAAGTTCCCTCTAATCGCTTCAAATCATAAATCCTACAAGCCCACACATTCTGATCGTGTGGGCCGTTTTCAACTCTAAGGGAAGTTTGATTCCGAGAACATGACGAAACCAGGCACACCTCTTCGCATGGTAACTAGGGCAGCGTCCAAGAGCttcacttcttcctcttctttggGGGCTGGAGCGAGTCTTCatcgtcatcttcctcctcgtcctcgttgTCCTGAtcgtcatcttcctcttctactccatcttcatcatcttcaccggcatcttcatcatcatcctcatcctcattgtcatcatcgtcgtcgtcgtcatcatcaccacctcctccgccctcctgctcctccggttcttcctcatcctcctcacCATTCTCCTCACCATCAcctatttgtttcttcttgttATCATTGCCCTTAGCATTGTCATACTCCTCTCCTTCTGAGATTTCCTCTTCACCCTCCGCAAAGTCACCATCATCAtccccatcatcatcatctccatcTTCATCGCCAGCATCAGTAGGAGCAGCTTCATCGCTCTTCTTTCCACCCATCTTGAACTCAGGGGCACAACAGATAGTATCCTGTACAATTATTACACAAATATAGTTAGTCAGAATGCAAACATCTAGAGCAAAGCTTTAAAATACTGAAAAAGTAAAAAGGATTAAATGAAACAATTTCTTCTTGTGACCAACAGCTGGCCACACGCCTAAACACAAAATGGCTCCAAAATTAAATAGATGcgattgatgtatctactgaATGCAAGATGCCGCCTGCTTACCAAGCAGATAAACCAACGTTGTATTGCTG contains:
- the LOC100844529 gene encoding acidic leucine-rich nuclear phosphoprotein 32 family member B yields the protein MDTVMEPAAPGALHACADDDLAELLTAAGAEDTICCAPEFKMGGKKSDEAAPTDAGDEDGDDDDGDDDGDFAEGEEEISEGEEYDNAKGNDNKKKQIGDGEENDGVEEEDDDQDNEDEEEDDDEDSLQPPKKRKK